One window from the genome of Sphaerotilus microaerophilus encodes:
- a CDS encoding SET domain-containing protein: MPSTRAPRPPRPTGTSGRSAADAPPAGPAKAAEAASPTRGGRRIQVRRSGVHGKGVFALQPLAAGETLIEYKGEVISWDEALRRHPHDPAQPNHTFYFHLDDARVIDGGVNGNAARWINHACAPNCETEDADGRIFIKALRDIAAGEELFFDYRLVIDERYTPRLKKEYACWCGAPTCRGTMLGPKPKPNRKR, translated from the coding sequence ATGCCGTCCACCCGTGCGCCGCGCCCGCCCCGACCGACCGGTACCTCCGGTCGATCCGCTGCCGACGCCCCGCCGGCCGGCCCGGCCAAGGCCGCCGAGGCGGCTTCGCCCACCCGCGGCGGGCGGCGCATCCAGGTGCGTCGCTCCGGCGTGCACGGCAAGGGCGTGTTCGCACTGCAGCCCCTGGCCGCGGGCGAGACCCTCATCGAGTACAAGGGCGAGGTCATCAGCTGGGACGAGGCGCTGCGCCGCCACCCGCACGACCCGGCGCAGCCGAACCACACCTTCTACTTCCACCTGGACGACGCCCGCGTGATCGACGGCGGGGTGAACGGCAACGCCGCGCGCTGGATCAACCACGCCTGCGCCCCCAACTGCGAGACCGAGGACGCCGACGGCCGGATCTTCATCAAAGCCCTGCGCGACATCGCCGCGGGCGAGGAGCTGTTCTTCGACTACCGCCTGGTGATCGACGAGCGCTACACCCCCAGGCTGAAGAAGGAGTACGCCTGCTGGTGCGGGGCGCCCACCTGCCGCGGCACGATGCTCGGGCCCAAGCCCAAGCCCAACCGCAAGCGCTGA